The candidate division KSB1 bacterium genome has a window encoding:
- the plsY gene encoding glycerol-3-phosphate 1-O-acyltransferase PlsY, with the protein MYSLILIIFLSYSAGSIPTSIIISKIFFGFDIRTKGSGNAGGTNAFRVLGWKVGIIVMLVDIAKGILATYTISQLRIDDLPWDQIYIQMLAGTFAIVGHIWTVFAGFRGGKGVGAATGMLIVLYPSAVLICLVVFLIVLITTRYVSLSSLSAAVTLPLALIFLNVTYDSTLSPPLLILAVCVSILIIYTHRSNIQRLINGNENRIKKIF; encoded by the coding sequence ATGTACTCTTTAATTCTAATCATTTTCTTAAGCTATTCGGCTGGCTCAATTCCAACGAGTATCATCATAAGTAAGATTTTCTTTGGTTTTGATATTCGGACTAAAGGCAGTGGAAACGCAGGAGGCACCAACGCATTTCGTGTTCTAGGTTGGAAAGTCGGTATAATTGTTATGCTAGTTGACATTGCTAAGGGAATTTTAGCCACCTATACTATTTCACAATTACGAATAGATGATTTACCATGGGACCAGATATATATCCAAATGCTTGCGGGTACTTTTGCAATCGTCGGTCATATCTGGACTGTTTTCGCTGGTTTTCGTGGTGGAAAAGGTGTGGGAGCAGCAACTGGTATGCTAATCGTACTTTATCCTTCTGCGGTTTTAATTTGTCTGGTAGTTTTCTTAATCGTACTAATAACAACCAGATATGTATCGCTTTCCTCACTAAGCGCCGCAGTGACTTTACCATTGGCTTTAATATTTCTAAACGTAACGTATGATTCTACCCTATCCCCACCCCTTTTAATTTTAGCCGTTTGCGTGTCGATATTGATCATTTACACGCATCGGTCTAATATCCAACGATTGATCAATGGCAATGAAAATCGAATTAAGAAAATATTTTAA
- a CDS encoding metal-dependent hydrolase gives MPSPIGHTLLGLAFYAQFRPHPWRFSFITILLIAFASNLPDFDFIFGFLEGDPNRYHRGISHSFAISGILFLILFVFARFIKKKDSTSYSLWFLGFYLLHIVSDFFGADTRLPYGLPIFWPLSESYYLSDVSIFLDIRRSSDLNEFIPSLFRKHNFIAIFVEVVIAAILGLFLFLVKKLISKFRSVSN, from the coding sequence TTGCCTTCTCCAATAGGACATACCCTTTTAGGGCTAGCATTTTATGCACAATTTAGACCACACCCGTGGCGGTTTTCATTTATTACGATTCTTCTGATTGCATTCGCATCAAACTTACCTGACTTTGATTTTATATTTGGATTTTTAGAGGGAGATCCGAATCGGTATCACCGGGGAATAAGTCATAGTTTTGCGATTTCAGGGATACTTTTTCTCATTTTATTCGTGTTCGCAAGGTTCATAAAAAAAAAGGATAGTACATCCTATTCCTTATGGTTTTTGGGATTTTATTTGTTGCATATTGTTTCTGATTTTTTTGGCGCCGACACTCGACTACCTTATGGCCTACCCATTTTTTGGCCTTTATCGGAAAGTTATTATCTGTCTGATGTATCAATCTTTTTGGATATACGCAGGTCTTCGGATCTTAATGAATTTATCCCGAGTTTATTCCGGAAGCATAATTTTATTGCGATTTTTGTCGAGGTAGTAATTGCAGCTATTTTAGGCTTGTTCTTGTTTCTTGTTAAGAAATTGATCTCAAAGTTTCGTAGTGTATCAAATTAA